Proteins found in one Capra hircus breed San Clemente chromosome 20, ASM170441v1, whole genome shotgun sequence genomic segment:
- the IRX4 gene encoding iroquois-class homeodomain protein IRX-4, producing the protein MSYPQFGYPYSSAPQLLMATNALSACCEPGGRSLADSGPAASAPAPVYCPVYESRLLATARRELNSAAALGVYGGPYGGSQGYGNYVTYGSEASAFCSLNSFDSKDVPGSAHAGLAPAAAAYYPYEPALGQYPYDRYGSVDSGTRRKNATRETTSTLKAWLQEHRKNPYPTKGEKIMLAIVTKMTLTQVSTWFANARRRLKKENKMTWPPRNKCADEKRPYAEGEEEEGGEEEGRGQPLKSTKAEEPVGKGKDLELSDLEDFDPLEGEPPECELKPPFQPLDGGLGRIPTGPEGPSAPGKEAPGALRLPLASGGGAALDQDLETARSCLRSAAAGPEQPAGAGSGPQACESKLGFPPSGASAGLEAKPRIWSLAHTATAAATTAFSQTEFPSCMLKRQGPPVGPAAPSSAPASSSPAAPAPAGALDRHQDSPVTSLRNWVDGVFHDPILRHSTLNQAWATAKSALLDRGPLGRSLGAGANVLTSPMARPFPPAAPPDAPAAGAAKDLLAVPKAGGKPFCA; encoded by the exons ATGTCCTACCCGCAGTTTGGGTACCCCTACTCCTCGGCACCCCAG CTCCTGATGGCCACCAACGCCCTGAGCGCGTGCTGCGAGCCCGGCGGCCGCTCGCTGGCCGACTCCGGGCCAGCTGCCTCGGCCCCAGCGCCCGTCTACTGCCCGGTCTACGAGAGCCGGCTGCTGGCCACCGCGCGCCGCGAGCTCAACTCGGCCGCGGCGCTGGGCGTCTACGGGGGCCCCTACGGCGGCTCGCAGGGCTACGGCAACTACGTGACCTACGGCTCCGAAGCGTCCGCCTTCTGCTCGCTG AACAGCTTCGACTCCAAGGATGTGCCGGGATCTGCGCATGCGGGCCTCGCTCCCGCCGCTGCCGCCTACTACCCTTATGAGCCGGCGCTGGGCCAGTACCCGTATGACAG GTATGGGAGCGTGGACAGCGGCACGCGGCGCAAGAACGCCACGCGCGAGACCACCAGCACGCTCAAGGCCTGGCTGCAGGAGCACCGCAAGAACCCCTACCCCACCAAGGGCGAGAAGATCATGCTGGCCATCGTCACCAAGATGACCCTCACGCAGGTCTCCACCTGGTTCGCCAACGCGCGCCGGCGCCTCAAGAAGGAGAACAAGATGACGTGGCCTCCGAGGAACAAGTGCGCAGATGAGAAGCGGCCCTACGCCGAGGGCgaggaggaagaagggggcgAGGAGGAAGGCCGGGGGCAGCCCCTCAAGAGCACCAAGGCTGAAG AGCCTGTCGGCAAAGGCAAGGACCTGGAGCTCAGCGACCTGGAGGACTTTGaccccctggagggagaacccccAGAGTGCGAGCTGAAGCCTCCCTTCCAGCCCCTGGACGGCGGTCTGGGTCGAATTCCCACCGGGCCGGAAGGGCCCAGCGCCCCGGGGAAGGAGGCTCCGGGCGCCCTccggctgcccctggcctccggGGGCGGGGCCGCTCTGGACCAAGACCTGGAGACGGCCCGGAGCTGCCTCCGGAGCGCGGCGGCCGGGCCGGAGCAGCCGGCGGGCGCGGGGAGCGGCCCGCAGGCCTGCGAGTCCAAGCTGGGCTTCCCTCCCTCTGGGGCGTCGGCCGGCCTCGAGGCCAAGCCGCGCATCTGGTCCCTGGCACACACAGCCACTGCGGCCGCCACCACCGCCTTCAGCCAGACTGAGTTTCCCTCGTGCATGCTCAAGCGCCAAGGGCCCCCCGTGGGCCCTGCGGCCCCCTCCTCGGCGCCCGCCTCCTCCTCGCCCGCGGCCCCGGCCCCCGCCGGTGCCCTGGACAGGCACCAGGACTCCCCGGTGACCAGTCTCAGAAACTGGGTAGACGGGGTCTTCCACGACCCCATCCTCAGGCACAGCACTTTGAACCAGGCCTGGGCCACAGCCAAGAGCGCGCTCCTGGACCGGGGGCCGCTGGGCCGCTCGCTGGGGGCGGGCGCCAACGTGCTGACCTCGCCCATGGCGCGCCCCTTCCCGCCCGCCGCGCCCCCAGACGCCCCCGCCGCCGGCGCCGCCAAGGACCTGCTGGCCGTGCCAAAGGCCGGCGGCAAGCCCTTCTGCGCCTAA